CCATATCGGTGGCCTCGGAAGCAGCCTCGCGGGCGGCCTCCATCCGGTCATTGACCTCGGCCAGCGCCTCCTCGGCCTCGGCGGCATTGACGCGGGCAGCGGCGGCTGCGCGGTCGAAACGCTCGGTTGCGGCCTGACTATCGGCCAGCTGGCGTTCGGCAGACTGGTGGCGGGCGGCCAGCTGGGCCACATCGCCCGTCAGCTGGTCAAGAATCTCTTCGCGGTCACGGGCAACTTCGGCGGCCTCGGCGGCGGCCTCTTCGGCGGCGGCCAGCGCATCCTCATGGCCCGCGCTGTCACGGGTGATCTGGCGCAGCTCGTATTCCAGCCGTTCCAGGGTCTCGCCCGCATCGCGGTTCAGGCCGGTCTCGCGCTCCATATCGCGGTCGATCTGGGCAATCCGGCCCTTGAGCATCTCGATCTGGGTGCGGGCCTGCGCTTCCTGCTGCGACAGCTGGTCCTGCGACAGAACAAGCCGCTGTAGAATGGCGGTGGCAACCGTGTCTTCCTCGCGCAGGGGCGGCAGGATCTCTTCGAGATTGGCACGCAGCTCGGCACTGTCACGGGCGGCGCGTTCGGCCACACCCGCATTGGCGATGATGGCGCTGAGAGCCTTTTCGGCCTCTTGGCGGGTCTCATCGGCCTCAAGCCAGCGCCGGTACAGCAGCATCCCCTCGGAGCGGCGCAGCTCCTCGCCGATCTGGCGGTATTTCGCGGCCTGACGCGCCTGACGGGCAAGGCTGTTCAGCTGCGAGGCCAGCTGGTCGATCACATCATCGACGCGTTCCAGATTGGCCTCGGTGGCCTTCAGCCGCAGCTCTGCCTCATGGCGGCGCTGATAAAGGCCGGAAATCCCTGCGGCCTCTTCCAGAATGCGGCGGCGGGCTTTCGGTTTGGCGTTGATCAGCTCGTTGATCTGGCCCTGACGTACAAGTGCGGGCGAATGCGCCCCCGTCGAGGCATCGGCAAAGAGCATCTGCACATCGCGGGCGCGCACATCCTTGGTATTGACCTTATAGGCCGAGCCCACATCGCGGGTGATGCGGCGGGTGATCTCCAGAAGGTCGCTGTCGTTAAAGCCCGAGGGCGCGAGGCGTTCCTCGTTGTCGATCTGCAGCACGACCTCGGCAAAGTTACGCGCCCCGCGCGAGGAGGTGCCCGCAAAGATCACATCCTCCATGCCACCGCCGCGCATCGCCGAGGGGCGGTTTTCCCCCATCACCCAGCGCAGCGCCTCAAGCAGGTTCGACTTGCCGCAGCCATTGGGGCCGACAACCCCCGTCAGCCCGTCCTGAATGACCAGATCGGTGGGGTCGACGAAGCTTTTGAAGCCGTTCAGACGCAAGCGGGTGAAACGCAAGGGCACCATTCCTTCTACAGGATGCGCGAAGCGCGCAGATATCTTGGCCCCCGAGGGCACCGGATAAGGCCGCCTTTTCCCAGCCGATCTGTCATGTGTCAATTCAAAGACACAGTCGCGCGCGGGGAAAGGCCGATTTATCCCCAGATTATCGCATTTATCGCAAGTCTGTGTATTGCTTCGGAGGTCATTGCCTTGTGGAGCGTTGGTCACAGTGCCATAGCTGACGCATCGGGAGGACATCTTTTTACGGTTTCGGGTGCCGGAGGGATCATGGTCGCTGCCTTTGCTTTCATCTTGTTGTTCCAGCTTCTGGGCGAGGTCATCTCGCGCGGGGTGGGGCTACCTTTGCCGGGACCGGTTCTGGGCATGATCTTCATGCTGCTGGGGCTGTTTGCCTCGGCACGGCTGCGCGCGTTGGTGCAGCCGACGGCCAAGGGGCTGCTGTCGCATCTGTCGCTTCTCTTCGTGCCGGTCGGGGTGGGGGTGGTGGCGCATCTTCACACGCTGACAAGCCACGGGCTTGCGCTGGGGCTGTCGCTGTTCGGGTCGACCG
The sequence above is drawn from the Thioclava sp. GXIMD4216 genome and encodes:
- a CDS encoding CidA/LrgA family protein, giving the protein MVAAFAFILLFQLLGEVISRGVGLPLPGPVLGMIFMLLGLFASARLRALVQPTAKGLLSHLSLLFVPVGVGVVAHLHTLTSHGLALGLSLFGSTALALMAGAAAFAITLRLTKGGRGK